Genomic DNA from Streptomyces diastaticus subsp. diastaticus:
GATCGCCTCCTCGCTGCCCGATGGCGCCGAGGTGCTGACCGCCGAGGGCGACTTCAGCTCGCTGGTCAACCCCTTCCACGTGCGGCCCGGCCTGACGGTGCGCACCGTGCCGCTGGAGCGGATCGCCGAACACGTCACCGAGGCCACCGCGCTGGTCGCGGTCAGCGCCGTGCAGTCCGCCGACGGCCGCCGCGCCGACCTCGCCGCCGTCCGCGAGGCGGCCCGCGCCCACGGCGCCCGCACCCTGATCGACGCCTCGCAGGCCGCCGGCTGGGACACCCTCGACGCCGACGCGTACGACTACACCGTCGCCGTCGGTTTCAAATGGCTGCTCTGCCCGAAGGGCACCGCCTTCCTCACCGTCCCCGCCGGCCTCGGCGCCCCGCCCCCGCTGCTCGCCGGCTGGGTCGCCGGCCGGCTCCCGTACGAGAGCTGCTACGGGCCCGTCACCGAACCGGCCCGCAGCGCGCGCCGCTACGACGAGAGCCCCGCGCTGTTCTCCTGGGCGGGCGCGCCGCAGGCCCTCGCCCTGCTGGAGCGGGTCGGGACCGAGGCGGTGGGCGCCCATGACGTCGCGCTCGCCGAGCGGTTCCGGGAGCGGCTGACCCGCGCAGGACACGCCCCCGTGCCGGCCCCCGGC
This window encodes:
- a CDS encoding aminotransferase class V-fold PLP-dependent enzyme; translated protein: MDLAHSLAEDEFEPALTHLATASAGLLPLSAARAVHEAVDASAAGAPPDMFGAMEAARASFARLVGVSAERVATGSSVATFTGLIASSLPDGAEVLTAEGDFSSLVNPFHVRPGLTVRTVPLERIAEHVTEATALVAVSAVQSADGRRADLAAVREAARAHGARTLIDASQAAGWDTLDADAYDYTVAVGFKWLLCPKGTAFLTVPAGLGAPPPLLAGWVAGRLPYESCYGPVTEPARSARRYDESPALFSWAGAPQALALLERVGTEAVGAHDVALAERFRERLTRAGHAPVPAPGSAIVSVPGLGERAKALGERGITVSDRAGMLRAAFHLYNTESDVDRLAAALGG